TTAGACTTGACCCAATCTAGGGTCACAACAAGCAGACAAAGAGAGGAGCTGGTGTATCAAATAGAAACGTCTAAGCTCACTCACCCATAATTCACTCTTTAGTACATTTTCTCATTGTGTGACTATCAGACTAACTTGGATTGCTAACAGCAAGTTTCAGGGTACGGAAATGACACATTGATCTCAATACTGTGATACAAACCTGGATTATATACTGATCGGGTGTTAATGTGTAATCCCTGTTTCCTATAGTGAATGTTATACTTGGGAGTCTGGAAATCTGTGCGCAATCCAAAATAtactaataaaaagaaaaaaaagaacaatactaattaaactataaaacaaaaagaacaacGCAAATTATACTACAAATCATAAACAACAATACAAATTTTACTACAAAACAAAAAGAACTATACAAATCATACTATAAAACATACAGAATAATAAAAAGATACAACAAAAAGAACAATAAATATACTACAACAcataaatattgttttgttttttgttcgcatgtttgttttttagttttcttttttagAAATTCATAAACATTTATACTCCCTTATAACGATGAATTTCTGCATCACAGGTAGTTAAACACAATAGGTAGCCAATTCTCCCCTTAAGATATACTGTAACTTTCAGTTCATTGTAGACTCAGGTTAAAAGATCTAtgagtggggggcggggcctgaccagcatggaggaTAGACGTGCCACTGCAGAGCTCCTCAGAAAATAGAGCTAAAAACGACTATTTAACCCACAAAGCTTCACATATAGCAACCCAAATAGTCTCATCTGACTACTGAAAGGAGATTACACCGACCCAGCAGTTTGTAAGCACTCTGAGGCCGGCTGGCATACTGACTTGCGCCATGAGGCTTGGCGACCGTagagcgggagaggcggacgatccccCGGTCCGGTGTCATGAGAAGCTGACACAACGCAAGCAGGAACCCCGCTatcccccccctggaccgtcgggggtgatcgcggtccacaTCTGAGAAACAAAGTGAGACTAGAACGAGAGCAGAGGGGGAATGCACTGAGACATATGCAACACAAAGCTACACctaacatggcggacgccacgtgttcCCCCGAGCCTACAGACCCACAACATGGGACCCTGAAAACTATAGCGGCAATCTTTGAACATTTCTGGTGCAAGCTGGAGGCTAAGCTGATCCAGACAGCCTCACCACAGAAGAGCGAGAGCCATACAAGCAATAAACATGGCGCTGCTGCGAGGGCCGTCGAGCCTCGACCAACACAGAGTGCCAAACCAACATTTGAGGCCTCAGGCCGAGGACATGCGGCACAGAGACTGTGCAAGCCAGTGCTAAGTTGGACACAACAACCGACAAGAACGCCCAAACGACCACCTAAACCGGAGAGACAAGCAGGAGAAACACAGGAGACTCCCACTTACAAAAGGGGCAGAAAAAATCGTACCTCACAACCAGAGCCACAAGCCCCTCACACACGCAACAGCAGAGGGGTTCCACCCAAGCAACCGAGGACGGCACAACGCCCCCCAGTAAATAGGGCCCAAACTCCTCCACAAAAATACCACCGGGCATCCCCCAGAGTGACACAGACTCGCACACCACTCACCGAACCTCGCTGTCACGGAACTGTGGGCCCAATATCGGGAACTTCGGACCGGTGGATCTCTAATACAAAGCCAGCGGCCTACACGCAATCCCAAAGGACCCACAGAGCAGGTGTTGGCTGACTGCGGACCGAGAACTGAGATCTGAGAGCTCCACCCGAGTACGGGGGAAAGTTTCCAGAGCTGTAACAAGAACTCTCAGTCTGTAACTATATGCTGTTTTGCTGTCTCCTTTTAATTATTCTCACATCCTCTCAATGCTATAGGCCAAATTACTAGTAACTTTACTAATGTTAATGCTACTCCTAGCTTACCTTACCTGATAACAGCACAGCCTAAAGATGTCTCTAATAGTTTATTTTGTCATACAAGTAGGGTACTAGGACCAGTCTTAGGGGACACCGCTCCAGATAAACATCAAATCCGGCAATTTGTTTTATCATGTACTTTGAGCAGCTGAATTTCTCTGCAAGGTCTAAACTATACCCAGCAATGTTTATCCTGCGCATAATACCCACGAAGGGTACCTCTTACTCTTACTTTAATTGCCAGAAAACGCTAAACATAATAGGCACAGGATAGCCTTCAGGAGGCTTATAGAAGCACATAATGTACCCTCTACAAGCGGGTGCCTAGACCATTACCCTACGTTTACCTATGCTTTCTTGTTGTTtatgttttttgctttcttttttttcttactgcATATATGAACTTTGGACACGTTCACTAAGTTGTAATAACCCACTTGCCTCATAAACTACTCTGTTATCTGGACAGTTAGTCCCCCATTATCTAAGAGCAGGGCACAACAGAATGATTTGCAACACTAGTATAGTTAACCTCTACTAAACTGTACTCAGATGGGTGCCTGGCTTGCTGACTCTCCCATAGTGCCAGACTGCGCCGAGTTAGCAAAACATCAAAACAACGTTTCATTCTTGAATGCACGCTATACCTTTTTACTAACGTTGGTCCCCTAGCCTGTTATTATTCAAGTGTTATACTATTATCTATACTGAAGCCTGTTTCTTTAACTTAAAAAAGTGCAATTGTCTATCATGCCATGACAATGTATACAAATGTTTGACCACATTGAGCttgtagatgctgttgtggcgctaccagcctgtatgttatttctttgttgcacaccaaaataaagaataaaaaaaaaaaaaaagatctatgaGTGGATACCAGACACATCTGGTCATGGGGAGATTGAGATATTGGTTAGAGGGACACTAAAGACTCTCAGAACACTGTCGTTTTCGCCTTGCAACTTAAAACATTATGGTTTTACAGGAAAGACAATGcacattttgcatattttttttctgaGGTTTTTCGTATTGAAGACATCCTTAGGTTTCTATCCAGTTTTGATGGGTCTACTATGCAGCTTTAATTATCTGCTGCGGTTGTTATAAGAGAGGAGACCATCATCACAATCCTACTGATAAAACAGTATTAGCATGGAAAGACTAAGACAGAATCTCAGTGGGGACTGCATTAACAGACATCTCATGTCTTGTCTTCTATCACACGAAACCCATTAGGACCATGGGCAGCATAATGACTGAATATTTTATGATGGCTAGCTTTATTTATATCCTCTCCCTCTTCAAAACATCTACAAGGGGAATGCTGGAGAGTTTGGGGTACATATGAAGCAAGCTGCCCCGGCATGTCTAAAACAAGCTATATTGACTTCTATATTGACTTCTACTCCACTCCCCATAGCCCAGATTAAATAGGGACTATATTGGAGTTATCTACAAGATAACTCCTGACAGTATTGTTTAACAAACCTCAAATTCCTAACATCGGATtcataaaataaaagaacaaatacacaaaaaggaACATAGGGTTACAGTCTACTTTTTTTGAGGAGTTGGATCAAATCTCCAGGTTAAGTAACTTATAGGTGTTGTTCAACCTGGCTATTAATACTGCAGCCAGAAAAGACTGcatattcattatttattgaATGTATAGTACCTGTCATAGAGACACCATTAAGCGAGATTGTCCTTGATGTACAGTGCTAATAAGACCAAATCTAAAATTAATtagaatagttttttgttttattctttatttttgagtgcagagatgATTACAAGCTTAATCGGTCACATATTTAGTATACAATATTATTGCAAACAATTGGTTCATATAGTCAAgaggtgctgcactttttttttttgtcgagtAGGATCATGAGTTAAACAAGAAGAATTGCAAGATAAAGATATTGGCATATATCCTGGCAGAATTAACAGCACATTTAATTGTTATAATACGACACGCTTGGAGTGCACGAGTAGCATTTATATGGACTAGTTAAACCATACTGCATACATCATGGAAGAATAGGTAGAGGAGAGACAAAGAAGGATAACATGGCTTATGCAGAGATTATACATACATGGTTCCACTAGCAAGCTCCCGCTAGGCTGACCACATTTGCATGCCTAAGAGGTGGTTAAATGGTTGCATGTTACGCTAGCTCTAAAGTGTGGATAGCATGAACACATAAAGCAGAACATGAGAGCAGTGTCAGCATTGAGATCACCATACTTCGCTAGTTTAAAATGTCCACCCCATGTTGGTTCCATGTCTGCTTGGTGAGGGTCCGCGTCGGCCTGCTGGGCAGCCCGTCAGTGTGCAGTGCTGACTGCCACATTGGGACGTAAGGTATGATGTAGAGGCTAGAGACCGTCAAGATTGGTGCTTGGGCGCTTGATGTTAGGGCTGGCTGCCTGTTGAGTCCGGTAGCTTCCTCTCGGGGCCGCTGTGTTTCATGGCGTGCGTGGGGAGGTCAGCCCCGTTGTGGGAGCACCTGGCTCGGCTGCTGGGTCGGTGGTCGTTGTCGAGGATAAGTGTTGTGTGGTGTGGCAGGTCGTCCAAGCTGCTGTTTGTGGGACCACAGTGCAGGACAGGCAGGTCCTGGGTTCTTTTAGCCCTCTGGATCCATGCGTGGGGGCCTTCCTTGTTGGCTTCTCTGACCCTTAATTAGAATAGTTTAATGACCAATTTGATCGTTTTTTCTCAAAATAATAAATCGATTTATACatttgggtttattcactaaactggcaatTGTAGAGAATTGGCAATGATATTGCACATTCTAAACCTTAATAACCAAATTGGACATTATACTATTTAGGCCTAAAAGTGTGTAATTGCTTGTCGATTTTCAAGCAATTCATGATTTAATCAATAATCCCGTTCTTGTTAACCAGAgattctacagggagtgcagaattattaggcaagttgtatttttgaggattaattttattattgaacaacaaccatgttttcaatgaacccaaaaaactcattaatatcaaagctgaatatttttggaagtagtttttagtttgtttttagttatagctattttagggggatatctgtgtgtgcaggtgactattactgtgcataattattaggcaacttaacaaaaaacaaatatatacccatttcaattatttatttttaccagtgaaaccaatataacatctcaacattcacaaatatacatttctgacattcaaaaacataacaaaaacaaatcagtgaccaatatagccacctttctttgcaaggacactcaaaagcctgccatccatggattctgtcagtgttttgatctgttcaccatcaacattgcgtgcagcagcaaccacagcctcccagacactgttcagagaggtgtactgttttccctccttgtaaatctcacatttgatgatggaccacaggttctcaatggggttcagatcaggtgaacaaggaggccatgtcattagattttcttcttttataccctttcttgccagccacgctgtggagtacttgtacgcgtgtgatggagcattgtcctgcatgaaaagcatgtttttcttgaaggatgcagacttcttcctgtaccactgcttgaagaaggtgtcttccagaaactgggagttgagcttgactccatcctcaacccgaaaaggccccacaagctcatctttgatgataccagcccaaaccagtactccacctccaccttgctggtgtctgagtcggactggagctctctgccctttaccaatccatccatctggcccatcaagactcactctcatttcatcagtccataaaaccttagaaaaatcagtcttgaggtatttcttggcccagtcttgacgtttcagcttgtgtgtcttgttcagtggtggtcgtctttcagcctttcttaccttggccatgtctctgagtattgcacaccttgtgctttcgggcactccagtgatgttgcagctctgaaatatggctaaactggtggcaagtggcatcttggcagctgcacgcttgacttttctcagttcatgggcagttattttgcgccttggtttctccacacgcttcttttgaccctgttgactattttgaatgaaacgcttgattgttcgatgatcacgcttcagaagctttgcaattttaagagtgctgcatccctctgcaagatatctcactattttttacttttctgagcctgtcaagtccttcttttgacccactttgccaaaggaaaggaagttgcctaataattatgcacacctgatatagggtgttgatgtcattagaccacaccccttctcattacagagatgcacatcacctaatatgcttaattggtagtaggctttcgagcctatacagcttggagtaagacaacatgcataaagaggatgatgtggtcaaaatactcatttgcctaataattctgcacacagtgtataatcACAGTTTTAATAAAACCACCACTTACTTCTCCATATAAGGCGGGCGATGCTCCCATTAAGTTCTGCAGTTGTTGTATTTGAAGACTTGGACCAGTAATGAGAGATGTCCCCGAGTCAACAATAGCTTCACAGCCATTGTGGCAGAATTGTACTTTGCCCTGGACTTTAATGctacaaaaaaaaggcaaatggGAGCTGGTTAACTGTGTTGCCGACAtcataaggggaaaaaaataacctATAGATACATATTTTTAAGTTCAATTGTTTTTTTAGGTTTAACTCCTTAAATCTCAAAACGTGTGTTCGTGAGTAAAGCTGGGATAAGCATCCTCTTCCAAACCTTTCTCAGCCATTGCATaaagtgcaaataaaataaaacggtATTCTGACATTTAACTCCGTttgaggctgtttttttttttttctgaattgcaCGATAGCCAGTGATATTTAAACAGAcggtaaaataaaaacatattgctTGTTTTAACAACCATatacaaaaaacatatttattatttGATATTTGTTCATTATGTTTTAGAATATTTCTCATGTGTTGCTTGAGTGACTAAAGAAAAGtgtgttacttttttttatagGCAAGGGTTTACCACATAGCTAAATTAATCAGTATTTCAAAATATATCTaaaacgataaaaaaaaaaaaaaattattaatctgGCTAGGTGCCCCTTGTCAAAACGTAGCTGTGGGCTGCTACCTATAGACAACACCCAGCCCTGATTGCTTTAcatgaataaaaatgttttagttttttttcactaaacaatgTATGGATCCTTGCAgtaaagtaaattatatatagaaataaaacgGTTGTCTAACAATACTTACTTTTTTATCCTAATCTGCCAGTATCTTTTCTCAGTGACGGGAACCCAGTGAAGTGGGCCTTTAAACAGGGAATTGTCTACTCCCCCAAATATCAGTTCTCCTCCATAGTGAGAATCTGCATCTCTAGGtaatgataaaaaatattataaaacatagcATCTTAAACAGGCATCTGTTATCCCAGTTAAATACCCCTAGTATCAACTTCatgacagttattcactaaacttcagCAAATACTAGAAACGACTAAATGTTTCCTCCACCAAGTAGAAAAAGTGGAATAAAACCACTCTGTTGGCCTCAACAATAAACattccttttttccccctttttaggAGGATTGGTGTACTTGACACTTGTACCTCTCTGTATAAGATTGAATGATTTTTCTGATCTCTTGATTGGATATTCCCACCTTTACAAGGACATTAAGGTCCCCAGGAAAATAGGTTGTCCCACACATGAAAGTTGGTGGAGCATACGTAAATGGATTGCTCTTCCCTGACACATGCATTGATTTTAATATAGGGATGGTGCCAGGATTAGAGGGCACTATTACAAACCTCTTAACCAACCAGAAAAGCAGGGATAAAATACTTGGACAAAATGTGAATATATTCTTTGGCGTTTTGCAGTTCACGTGTAAGAGAAAAAAATCGACAACATTTATTGTACCAAACACCAGTGAAATTCCATTCTAATTATTGTGATGctgttataaatgtatttatttactatgttataaatataatgttaaaggatcactatagagtcaggaacacaaacatgtattactgaccctgtagtgttaacacCCCcacctagcccccctgggcccctcatgcctccataaatatagcaaactcttactgtattcaagcctgaagctgtaactctgcatgctgtttgcctcagaaaaaacaagcagtctgctgacatcatcagaagtggtagcctgatccaatcacattgcctccccataggattggctgagactgacaaagaggcagatcaggggcagagccagcatgattcaaacacagccctggacaatcggcatctcctaatagagatgacttgactcaatgaatctctatgaggaaagttcagtgtctgcatgcagagggaggagatactgaatgttttgttgcattttaggcagccatgacccataacagccatctaaggagtggccagtgaagttatcactaggctgtaatgtaaacactgcattttctctgaaaagacagtgtttacagcaaaaagcctgaaggtaatgattctactcaccagaaacaaattcaataagctgtagttgttctggtgactatagtgtccctttaaactattaAAGAGCCCTTCATGCACACCCCATGAAGTATATGTGTAACAAACAGAGAATCTCTGATGTAGCGTAAAATGAAACCATCCATCTTAGACATGCTGTAAGTAAACATCCATTCACTAAATTATAAACATTACTTTAATAATGAACTAATATTCTGAATGAACTAAAATACAAATTATTCACAAATATCAGGGGTTAAACCCTCACTGATAACTAAAATTAGCATTATTAAAAATTATGGAGTGAAATGAACTAAACCTCTCTGGGACTGGTGAAGGATTCAAAAAGATAGAGGAATTCAATCTGCAAAAGTTAATGTTGTCATTACTACGATTAGCTACAGAAAGAGATGAGAAGGAAGGGAGAAAGAAGAGATGAGGTAGGAATGTTATAAGAAAGGAACAGCTATCAGGCTTTCTCCCACGAAAGAAAGATCGAGGGAGAAAGAGATAAAGCAaggaaacaaaaatagaaaaagataaaaagaaaaggagggagaaaggcaaaaagcaaaaagcaaaaagaaagatagaaagctagagagaaagaaagaaaaatagagagagaaaaatagagaaagaaagcaagcaagggagggagggagggagtatgtgaaaaagaaagagataaagaaagaaaagaaaagaaaaaagagaaaaataaataaaaaataaaaaagagaaagcgaaaaaggagaaaagagagagaaatagcaagaaagagagaaagagagagagaaataaagaGAACAAGAGAaataacaagaaaacaaaaagagagaaagtgaggcagagaaagaaagaaaagaaagtagGAAAGAAAGTGAaaaggaaagagagaaagaaagaaagagacagagaaagaaagaaaaagaaagtgtgGAAGAGAGAGAAAGCAAATAAGAAACTACAATTAATGTGCAGCTTAAACtgagagagaaagaaagtgaaaaaGAGAGTGAAAgagaaagcaagaaagaaggtagagagagaaagtgagagagGGAAAGACAGCCTATGTAGCAGTGTTATACAGTATATTCAATGTTTATTATTGAGATATGTTAATGCATTCACATGATAATTAGAATAAGCTTTACATTTAGTTAAAATCAGAACGTTAAAAATACAAACTTGACCAAATGGAAGGAGAATATTTCCTGGGACACAAGGTTTTCCTTTACGATCTGGTCGAATACTGGTGTAGCATTAGCAACAGCGAGCGCAGGGTATGCCAGGCCCAGCACCCCATCAAACTGGCCATGGACAAACGTCTGCCCCGGCTCAACAACCGATTGGCCAAAGTCCTGAGCCACGATGGTCATGTTACTGATCTGAACGGAAATACAAGAACAGGAGATATCAGCAGTGTACACGCGTGTTACGAATTACTGAAACATGTGCAGATAACGGCATTTCTTCATGAAACTATTACATGACATTACAATGATACTCATAGTGTGAAGTGAACCTGTCGTGGATACATTCAGTTATATTGTAGTGATAAAGCATAaatatcatatacacacaccgatcagccacaatattaaaaaaacattaaagcaCAGACTCCACAAGACTTCTAAGTGTGTCCTGTAGAACCTGGCACCAAGTCATTAGCAGAAGGACCTTTAAGTTCTGAAAGTTGCCAGGTGGGGCCCCAGggatcggatttgttgtaccagcacatcccacacatgttcaatcggattgagatattgggaatttggaggccaaggcaacaccttttaCTCATTGTCATGTTCATTAAACCATTCCTGCACAGTTTTTGCAGTTTTGAAGTTTGGTAGTGTGTATTATTTTGTTGAAAGAGGCCattgtctgcaacaatctctaggtaggtggtacgtgtcaaagtaacatctacatgaattccaggacccaaagtttcccagcaaaatattgcccagagcataacagtgCATCCACCAGTCTACTTGCCTTCCTATAGTACATCCTGTTGCCATCTCTTCCACAGGTAAATGAAGCACACACacatggccatccacctgatctaaaagaaaatatgactcatcagaccaagcaaccttcttccattgctccatggtccagttttgaTGCTCACATTCCCTTTGAAGGCAGTTTTGGTGGTGGACagtggtcatcatgggcactctgatgcTATGCAGCCCTATACCCAGCAATCTGTGATGCATTGTGTCTTCTGACAACTTTCTATCATGATcaccattaagtttttcagcaatttgagctacagtagctcttctgtgtgatgggACCAGACTGGCTAACCATTGCGCctggttgtcctttcttgcacacCTTTTTTGGCAGGTACAAACCACTGCATACCGTGAACACCCAACAAGATTTGCCGTTCTGGATATGCTCTTACCCTATCATCTAgcaatcactatttggcccttgtcaaagccactcagatcttttcgattGCTCATTTTTCCTACTTCCAACACATCAAATTCAAGAACTCACTGTTCACTTGCTGGCTAATATATCCTACCCACTCATACCCTAAAATAAAAGTGTCCTTCTTTGTCCATttggaatgttgggaggtatagCATTCTAAGCACTATTAATTTGTACAGCATACATCATTGAAGATCTTACAACATAACCATGGATAATAGATAACATATTTTTACGTCTTACCCGCAGTGTATCTTTGCCTGTTATGCCAACAAGCTGTCCAGTGCCATAATGGATAGAAAATGACTTTCCTCCATGCACGTAGGATGTAGATTTGTAGGATTTAAACTTCTTATGTACTTCTACATCAAATAAGTGAAAAAAGGGGAAAGCTAAGATTAATGCAGCACTTTACCGGcctgcttttatttaaaaaaattgctgTAACAATTAATGTGTAGTTTAATTAAATATCTATTAATGAGGGGACCATCACTTATTGTGGCACAAATTAGAGTGTTTGTCTCTCACTGGCACTGAATTCTTCAGCTGTGAGGCTTGGCTTGTCAAACAATAGAGCTTAATTTGTAcatgtttaaattaaaatatgagtATATTAATTACGTTTTATGGGTTGTGAAATGCTACTCCTGGTGCAGTAAATAGAGGCCTGCAGCTGTACCGTTGATAACCCATTGAGGACCAAAGTCATAACACGTGTGTCATGACTTAATAGAACCCTTAATCTCCCACAAGATCTTCCTCATAATTCCAAGCATGGGGCCTTAAAACCACTTCTAAAAAGATTATTTCTATTGagagtattttttatttcttattataaAAGTCAACAGATGGCTGCCATTATCGTAAGATGTAATAATTGTAAGTAACCTTGCAACATTCAAAATCAAAATCTTAAAACTTGGTGAAATTGTCACACTTTGCTAGACCTGCCATGTGAGTCATTTTAATATAGAACTGATATGATTTTTAATGTCTAAACAGGGAGaataaaagtaataaattaaTGTTAATGAATTATCTTACCACAGGCTTCACTGGCGCAATAAGAGGATGGAATCCAGAAATTTGAAGAGCCGGTGTCAAATATCACGGTAAAGTTCTGAGGTGGGGTTCCAACGCTAATCTCACCGTAGTACTGGGCCTGGAAAGACATCCAGAACAAGTTATCACTAAACTCATGGCCAACCTAAGACATAGTGCTGCatgggtccaaggatgaaatgctatccctcccccgccccccccccccccacaccaaaaGTATGCCCACCAAAAATACCCACATCCGTTATGTTATGCcttgtgtgtaatgaatgtagtgtctctgtgtgtgtagtggatgcagtgtgtgcattttatacagtgtgtatagtgaatgcattgtgtgtgtatagtatatgcgGTGTGTGCAgtaaatgcattgtgtgtgtttgtgtagtggatgcagtgtgtataatggatgccaTGTCTgtattgtgtattgtatgcagtgtgtgtagtggatgcagtgtctgtgtttatgtagtgCATGCAGTAAgtgtgtaaaggatgcagtgtgtgtttgtgtagtgtatgtagtgtatatgtagtgtctgtgtttctgtagtgcatgttgtgtgtgtgtgtgtgtgtgtgtgtgtgtgtgtgtgtttagaggatgcagtgtctgtgtttgtgtagtggatgcagtgtctgtgtctgtgttatACTGGGGGACTAAGCAATTTTTGTAAAAATTGATTgggcttattccccccctccctgcctcttacctgtggtcaGGTGGCACAGTGGACTTGCTGTCTAGGATAGTGAAGAGGGAGCCCTGGAATCTCATCTGTCATTTCCAAAAAGCAGGTCTTACCCTCTCGTGAGCCGCAAAAGCAGTGGCGCAGATTGCTATGGCAACGCTTTGGCATGCATTGTGTGCCAATGTGGTTGTCATGGCAACCAGCAGCAACACACTACTTTACTCAATCACTCACTACTGCTGGAAGTGTAAGATGAGACTCCTGGGACCCCTCATCTTGTACAAGCCAGCGGAAGCCCGAAActgcatataaatataaagtatatacatGCAAATAGGCGGCCTGGACCTCGTACAGCAGACAAGTTGAAGTGTAAAGGGGAGTCAAAATGCTTCCACTGTCAAATTGCTGCCTTGGGCTCCATCGAGACCCAAGCATGGAACGTCCCTGACTATACTCTACCAGACACCAGTATGCACAGTGGTAACTGAGTGTGCACTCTGCTGTCTGTTATTATCATTATATCCTGCACCTTTACAGAAGAGATTAGGGCTCTAAACTGATCAGATAGATTGATGCTGCATGTTTAATCTAAAATAGTTTCACCTTACagacactaaagtgtgaattgttgggaaatgGGTTTGAGGTGAATTCAAAATGTTAGACCAACATAGTTGAACATAATATATGGGAGTAATTTATAGATAATGGTAATATTTATAGCTATCAGAGTTCTTcattaaagtgggaattcaaagtgaatttcacatttccgACAAAGGTAGAAGAACTAAGAGCATTTTTCCCCTTTCGACAAGAGAAAGCtaagttttaaattcacttagaattcccagcaattcccaCTACTGTAAAAAGCTTGTTATGCCTAACCTAACCA
This Pelobates fuscus isolate aPelFus1 chromosome 3, aPelFus1.pri, whole genome shotgun sequence DNA region includes the following protein-coding sequences:
- the LOC134600743 gene encoding cathepsin E-like: MKLLLAFVFCTQINYITSITRIPLKKFKSIRYQLRQKDELEEFWLHHKPHVFAQKYTECFPSTLSLVSGLTSEYLFDYMNAQYYGEISVGTPPQNFTVIFDTGSSNFWIPSSYCASEACEVHKKFKSYKSTSYVHGGKSFSIHYGTGQLVGITGKDTLRISNMTIVAQDFGQSVVEPGQTFVHGQFDGVLGLAYPALAVANATPVFDQIVKENLVSQEIFSFHLVKDADSHYGGELIFGGVDNSLFKGPLHWVPVTEKRYWQIRIKNIKVQGKVQFCHNGCEAIVDSGTSLITGPSLQIQQLQNLMGASPALYGEYILDCAQISRLPSITFTIGNRDYTLTPDQYIIQERTSISSLCLTGFQPMDISTSHGPLWILGDIFMSKFYCVFDRKHDRIGFGKSVRRD